A region from the Triticum aestivum cultivar Chinese Spring chromosome 3D, IWGSC CS RefSeq v2.1, whole genome shotgun sequence genome encodes:
- the LOC123076232 gene encoding uncharacterized protein, giving the protein MWLSHIYKGYIKVYDTIYKAYTKAICKYILTFPTPRNFPFVLAADPSGLLLLQANLRCAPTREVINRPDHQGVTWKLTDSRYFVLDTTTGSSFQLPDPEATIMHQALLGLLASPGGGGHYMVAELQPIFGSDEATLLCFSTEVGEWVEKRVHYPLPPRPLAPICVVSHHGRLWWVDLSWGVITCDPFADEPVLGFVPFPPGRVLRYREGWGVTDKFRYVGVSGGKLRFVDMYMRKRAGAGRGGAHTPTVSVWTLGDPDSREWTLEQEASFTEIWGDESYKAAGLPEKMPTVALIHPKNPDVVYFFLKEHLFGVDVRARKVVECQVYGLVAPPSICLASRFVRAWELPRALSSSGEWSNGISLAESANARPYQPSAGDYHLVGGSRIACKG; this is encoded by the exons atgtggctatctcatatatataagggGTACATCAAGGTGTACGATACAATATACAAGGCATATACAAAAGCTATATGTAAATACATTCTAACGTTCCCCACGCCCCGCAACTTCCCCTtcgtcctcgccgccgacccctccggccttctcctcctccaggccaaCCTGCGCTGCGCCCCGACCCGTGAAGTCATCAATCGCCCCGACCACCAGGGAGTCACCTGGAAACTCACCGACTCTCGCTACTTCGTGCTCGACACCACCACCGGCTCGTCGTTCCAGCTCCCCGACCCTGAGGCCACCATCATGCACCAGGCCCTCCTCGGCCTTTTGGCCTCCCCCGGGGGCGGCGGCCACTACATGGTCGCTGAGCTCCAGCCCATCTTCGGCAGCGACGAAGCCacgctcctctgcttctccacgGAGGTAGGAGAGTGGGTCGAGAAGCGCGTCCACTACCCGCTCCCGCCACGCCCGCTGGCTCCCATCTGCGTGGTCTCGCACCACGGGAGGCTCTGGTGGGTGGACCTCTCATGGGGCGTCATCACCTGCGACCCCTTCGCCGACGAGCCGGTCCTGGGCTTCGTTCCCTTCCCGCCGGGGAGGGTGCTCAGGTACAGGGAAGGTTGGGGAGTCACCGACAAGTTCCGTTACGTGGGGGTGAGCGGCGGCAAGCTGCGTTTCGTCGACATGTACATGCGTAAGCGTGCAGGTGCTGGTCGTGGCGGCGCTCACACTCCCACGGTAAGCGTGTGGACGCTGGGCGATCCAGACTCGAGGGAGTGGACGCTGGAGCAAGAGGCGAGCTTTACCGAGATCTGGGGCGATGAGAGCTACAAGGCGGCCGGGCTGCCGGAGAAGATGCCCACGGTCGCGCTCATTCACCCCAAGAACCCCGACGTGGTCTACTTCTTCCTCAAGGAGCACCTGTTTGGTGTTGACGTGCGTGCTCGCAAGGTGGTGGAGTGCCAGGTGTATGGTCTTGTTGCGCCGCCGAGCATCTGCTTGGCCAGCCGCTTCGTTCGGGCTTGGGAGCTGCCACGGGCGCTCTCCTCCTCAG GGGAGTGGTCTAATGGCATCAGCTTGGCTGAGAGCGCTAATGCACGTCCATACCAGCCATCGGCAGGGGATTATCACTTGGTGGGGGGCTCCAGGATAGCATGCAAAGGATGA